In Microbacterium profundi, the DNA window CCGGCCTTCTGCTGCCCGATGCCCCGGTCGTCGCCTGGTGGCCGGATGACGCTCCGGAGGAGCCGTCCGCCACACCGCTCGGTCATATCGCCCAGCGTCGCATCACCGACGCCGCCACCGCCAACGACGTGCGCGCGCAGATCGAGTCACTCGGGCGTTCGCACGCCCCCGGCGACACCGACCTCGCGTGGACCCGTCTCACGTACTGGCGCGAGCAGCTCGCTGCAGTGCTCGACCAGCCGCCGTTCGAAGAGGTCACGGCTGTGGAGGTGCGAGGTGCAGCCTCCTCCCCGTCCACCGCACTGCTCGCAGCATGGCTCCAGCTCGCCCTCGACGTTCCGGTTCGATGGGCGTATGAGAAGCGCGATGAATGGGACGAAGGCATCAAGTCGGTTCGCCTCAGCCGTGCGAGCGGGGACATCCTGCTGGAGCGCCCCGTCCCAGGTGACGCCGTGCTCACGCAGCCCGGTCAGCCCAACCACGATCTGCATCTGCCGCGCCGCACCCTGCGGGAGTGCCTGGCTGAGGAGTTGCGCCGTCTCGATCCCGACGTCCTGTACGGTCGAGTGATCACCGAGGGCTGGGAGAAGCTGGGTCCGCCCGAGACCGGGGAGTGAACGACATGCAGGCATCATCCGCCGAGAAGCTGGTCGTCGTCGAGCCGACGCCGTCCGCTCTCGCCGACCGGGTCGCGCAGGCGTTCCTCACACGGGTGAAGGCCAGGACGAAGAACGGCCGGACCGCGCACATCGCTCTCACCGGCGGATCGATGGGCAGCACGGTTCTTCGCGCCGTCGCCGCTCATCCCAAGGTGAACCGCATCGACTGGTCGCTGGTGCACTTCTGGTGGGGTGACGAACGATTCGTCGCTCGCGACGATCAGGATCGGAACGCCCTGCAGTCGCGTGAGGCGCTGCTGGATCACATCACTGTGCCTGCGGAGAACATCCATGAGGTCGCCGGCGCCGACAGCGGCCTCTCACTAGATGAGGCCGCAGCGGCGTACGCCGCGGAGCTCGCGAGGTTCGGTGGCCAAGAGCATGCCTGGCCGTCGTTCGCGGTGTGCTTCCTCGGTGTCGGTCCAGATGGTCACATCGCCTCGCTGTTCCCGGATCGCTCCGAGGTCACCGAGACGGATGCTGCGGTGCTGCCCGTTCGCGACTCTCCGAAGCCGCCGCCGGAGCGGGTCACGCTGACCCGTCCGGTGATCAATTCCTCCAAGCGCGTCTGGCTGGTTCTCACCGGCGCCGACAAGGCCTCGGCGCTCGGGCTCGCACTCGCGGGCGCCAGCTACACGAACGTGCCCGCAGCGGGCGCCAAGGGGCGCAAGCGCACGATCTTCTTCGTCGATCAGGCTGCCGCGTCGGAGGTCTCGGAAGACCTCATCGAACAGGTCTACTGATCGCTGCTCTCCACCCCTGGGCCGTACTCGGTGCCTGGGCGGCGCGTCGCGTCTGAGCCGTTGGACGAGTCCGAAGCGACGCTCCCCCGGACGATGCCGAGTTCCTGGCTCTCACTTAGCACCTGCGGGTGATACCTGGCGAGACCGACCACGCCCCAGATCGCGATCGCTCCGGCGACTCCGAAGCAGACGAGCACCCATGGCGGCGCAGCCGCGGCTTCGCCGAGCACCAGCATCCCGATCAGAACCGCGATCATCGGATCGACCACGGTCAGCCCGGCGATCACAAGGTCGGGCGGGCCGGAACTGTATGCGGTCTGGACGAAGTAGGCACCGACGGCGGATGCCGCCACCAGGGCGATCACGCATACCAGCGTCACCCAGTCGAACTCCCCGGCCTGCACGCGCTTGATGACGGCCTTGGCCAGCGTTGCGACGAAGCCGTAGAGGATGCCGGCGCCGACGACGTAGAAGAGAGCCCGCATGCGGTGGCGCAGGATCAGCCAGAATCCGCCGAGCACGATGATCACGACCAGCAGGATCGCGAGGATCACGAAGAGCTCGCGATCGGTGATCTCCTGCTCCACGGCGAACAGTGCAGCGAAGATGACGAAGATGAAGATGCCGCCCACGCACGCCCCTATGGCTATGAGCGACTTCCTGGTGGGTGTGTGCCCGGACACACGGGCATTGAGCAGAGTGGTGATCACGAGCGCGATCGCGCCGAGCGGCTGGACGACGATCAGCGGGGCAGCGGAGAGCGCCGCGAGCTGGCAGACGATCGCCAGGCCGAGCATGAGCGTGCCGAGGATCCATGACGGCCTGGTCAGCAGTCGTTTGAGCTGGTCGGCGCTCAGACCGCTCGCTCCGTCCGCACCGCTGAGGCGCTCGACCTTCTCGACGCCGCGGTGCTGGTATTGGGCTCCGAGCGACATGAACACAGCGCCCGCGAGCGCCAAGGGGATGCCGAGCAGCAACGCGGGGTTCTGGAAGACGCCGACGAGCTGGTTGCCGACATCCGCCTCTGCCATCCACACGCCCGCGCTCACACTGAAACACTACCTGGCACAGGGCGCACAGTAGGGTTGTGGCGTGGCTGTTCTACCGATTCGCATCATGGGCGATACCGTTCTGCACTCCCCCGCATCGCCCGTCGCCGAGATCGATGACGAGGTCCGCACTCTCGTCGCCGACATGTTCGAGACCATGGACACAGCTCCTGGGGTCGGCCTCGCCGCTCCCCAGGTCGGCGTGGCTCTTCGCATCTACACGTATTCGTATGTGGACGATGACGACCAGCCGTGGCGCGGCGTGCTCATCAACCCGGTGCTGTGGATGTCTCCCCCTGAGCCCGGCCCCCCCGACCCGGACGAGGAGTCCGAGGGCTGCCTGTCCTTCCCCGGTGAGCGGTTCCCACTGCGCCGTGCCGACCGAGTGCTGGTGACCGGTCTGGACCTCGACGGCGCGGCGGTGCGCATCGAGGTGGACGGATGGCGGGCCCGCATCATGCAGCACGAGTTCGATCATCTCGACGGCATCCTCTACATCGATCGACTGTCCGACGGCGATTGGAAGACCGTCCAGAAGATCGCGCGCAAACGCGGATGGGGCAAGCCCGGTGCGAGCTGGATGCCCGGAGTCGACGACCTCGAAGCCTGAGCGCATACAGCTTCTGCATAACCCATTCAAAGTTGCGTCTCAGGTTCAGTGTCAGTACCGTTCCCGTGGGGCGGGCCATCAGTGTCCGTTGACGGACGATTCCTCGGAGGGGAACTCACATGATGAAACTGCGCAACCGGCGCGCGCTCGCACTGGCAGGAACGGCGCTCGCGCTCAGCATCGCGCTCAGCGGCTGCAGCGCGCTCAACAACCTCATCGTGGGCGGCAGCAATGACGCTCAGCGCGATGAAGAGACCGGCGAGGTCACCGAGGGATCGAACATCGACATCTTCTCCCTCAAGGTGGGTGACTGCATGCCGACCAGCGACACCACCGGCGAGATCACCGATGCCGATGTCGTTCCTTGCTCCGAGCCGCACGCGGACGAGGTCTTCTTCGAGTGCAGTGCGTGATCTACGAGCCGGACCCCGCCGACCCGAAGCTTTCGCTCGATGTGACCGGCACGCTCAGAGGCGCCGCACGCTGATCAGCGGCTGATTCGCGCAAGAGGCTCCGTCCGATCGGGCGGAGCCTCTTGCGCATGCCTGCCGTACGGGCACAACACCGCACGAATGCAGAAAGCCCCGTACAAGACGGGGCCTTCTGATCTGGCTCCCCAAATTGGACTCGAACCAATAACCTGCCGATTAACAGTCGGCTGCTCTGCCAATTGAGCTATTGGGGATCAGGCGATGTCGCCGAAGCAACTCCACAATCTTAGCAAACCCCCGAGGGTGCTCGTGACACCCGCCGCCCTGCTCGGGCGTGTCGAGTCGGGTCAGCGGCCGAGCGAATCCGCCTCGCCGTTGGGCACCCAGAGCAGGTCCTTGCCGACGCCCCGCGCCACCACGTGACCGGCACGCAGCATCAGCGTCTCGGCATTGAGCTCACGGATGAACGCCGCATCGTTCGTGACGAGCAGCGCTCCCATCCCCTGCCCGTTGCGGCGCCTGGTGATCGCGTCGAACACGACCGGCCGCACTTCGAGATCGAGATTCGCGAGCGGCTCGTCGGCGATGAGCACCCGCGGCTCGAGGACGAAGGCCCGTGCGATCGCAACCCGCTGACGCATGCCGGCGCTGAGCTCGTACGGGAACTTCGCCGCCGTGCCGAGCGGCAGATGCAGCTCGTCCAGCAGCGTCGCGATGCGGATCGAGAGCGCCTTGCTGTTGACGCGCTTCTCGCGGATGAGGATCGGCTCTGCGATCACTTCACTCACCGTGAGCGTCGGCGGAAGATCGGCGCCGGCACCCTGAGGGATGAACCCGGTGAGGTATGTCAGCTCGCGATGCCGCCGACCGGGCTTTCGCACGTTCACGCCGCAGACTTCGGCGGTGCCGCCGACGATGCGCACCGATGGGTCCGTGGAACCCGCGAGAGCCGCGACCAGCGTGGACTTGCCGGATCCGGTGGGACCGGCGACGCAGATCAGGTCGCCGGGAGAGAGCGCGAAGGTGACTCCGTCGACGGCGCGCGTGGGGGCTCCGTGCCCGATCCGATCGATGACCAGATCGAAGCAGTCGATCACGTTCGAGGAGTGTTGCCTTCGGGACATAGGTTCCATCCTCCCCCGAATCGGCCTTACGGTCCGTTACGACTCGGTGAAGCGCTGGCGCTCGATGTCGAGATCGCGCAGGCGCATGCGCAATGCCCGGCCGCCGTCCGAATCCGCAGGCACTCTCTGCACAGCGCCGAGCAGCTCGTTCTTCTCCCGATCGAGGTTGCGCAGGATCATGCGCCGGAACAGATCCGCCGTCGATCTGGCCGCCCCCTCCTCATCGCGTGCCGGGAACGGCGACATCAGCAGCTCCCCGGCGAGCAAGCGGTACGGCTCGCGCACCGCGTTGACAGCATCCATCGCCCATCCGACGCGCGTACGGTCGGATGCGGCGACGACGACTTCGCGGATCGCTTCCAACGCCGGGTGGCGGAACGGCACCTCGAATGCGCGCGCCAGCGTGGCCTGATCGATCTGATGCCCGTACTGCAGGGCTCCCATCATCGCGCCGCGCTCGAGTGCGACGTCGGCCGTGCGCGGCAGGCTCGCCAGCGTCACGGGTGCGACTGCCGTCGGCTCCGAACCCGCCGGCACAGCCTCTGCCGGTTCGCGTCGTGCAGGAGCGTGGTTCGCTCCTGCACGACCAGCACGCTCCACCTCGGCGCGCACCTCGGTCGGGTCCATGCCCAGACGTCGGGCGAGCATCCGCTCGTACCCTGGGCGCAGCAGGCGATCGCGGATCTCGGCCACGATCGGTGCTGCCGCTCGCAGCGCGCCGACCTGCCCCTCGACGGTGGCGAGGTCGAAACCGCTGAGTCTGCGGTCGATCGCGAACTCGAACATCGGCACCTTGGCGTCCATGAGCCCACGCACCGCAGCGTCGCCGCGCTGCAGCCTCAGATCGCACGGATCGAGACCGTTCGGGGCCACGGCGACGAAGGTCTGCGCGTTGAAGCGGTCATCCTCTGTGAAGGCGCGCAGCGCCGCCTTCTGGCCCGCCTCGTCGCCGTCGAACGTGAACACGACCTCCCCCGAGGCGTTGTCGTCGCCCATCACACGGCGCAGAACCTTGATGTGCTCCGCGCCGAACGCCGTGCCACAGGTCGCGACAGCTGTGGTCAGACCCGCAAGGTGGCACGCCATGACGTCGGTGTACCCCTCGACGACCACGACGCGTCGCGGATCGCCTCGAGAGATGTCGCGCTTGGCCAGGTCGAGCCCGTAGAGCACCTGGGCCTTCTTGTAGATGATCGTCTCGGGAGTGTTCAGGTACTTCGGCCCCTGGTCGTCGTCATACAGCTTGCGGGCGCCGAAGCCGATGGTCTGTCCTGTGACATCGCGGATCGGCCAGACCAGCCGTCCGCGGAATCTGTCGTACACCCCGCGCTGTCCCTGTGACACGAGTCCGGCCGCGAGCAGCTCGTCGCGCGTGAATCCCTGCGCGGTGAGGGCCTTCATCATCCCTTCCCATCCGCGCGGCGCGTAGCCGACGCCGAAATGGGCTGCGGCACCGGCGTCGAAGCCGCGTTCTCCGAGGAACTTCCGGCCGGTCTCCGCTTCGGCCGACAGCAGTTGGCCGCGGAAGAACTCGGCTGCCGCGGTGTTCGCCGCGTACAGGCGGCTGCGGCCGCTGTTCTCCGGTGCCGACCCGCCGTCCTCGTAGTGCAGGGTGTAGCCGATGCGTCCCGCGAGGCGCTCGACCGCCTCGGTGAAGCTGACGTGATCCATCTCCCGCAGGAACGAGTACACGTCGCCGGATTCTCCGCAGCCGAAGCAGTGGTAATAGCCGACCTGCGGGCGCACGTGGAAGCTGGGGCTCTTCTCGTCGTGGAACGGGCAGAGCCCCTTGAGCGAGCCGACGCCGGCCGACTTCAATGCGACGCGTTCTCCGACGATGTCGCCGATGTTGGTGCGCGACTTCACCTCATCGACGTCTGCCTGGCGGATCCTCGGCATCAGTTCGCCCTTTCGGCGAGTGCCCGTTCGTCCTCGTGCGCGCCGGAGCGCTGCCTAACATGACGCGGGGACCAGATGCCGACCTCAGCAGGGTCGACATCGCCGACGAGCCTGCTGTGCCAATCCAGGGCCGTCTGATCCGTCAGGCTGGCGATCTGGTCGACGACCACTCGCGCGCGCTGCGCATCCGTCTCCGCGTCGTGGAAGTCCGCCGCGAAGGCGGGCTCGAGCACATCTGCTCCCGCCGTCCACAGCGCATCGGTCGACCAGAGTGCATCGGCAAGGCGCTTGAGCACGCGTCGCTGCTCCTTGTAGACGCCCTTGCGGGCCTCGATCGTCACGATCGCCTGTCCCATGATGCCCTTGAGTACGGCGATCTCCGCCTCCACCACCCGCGGCACGACGACGTGCGCGCTGTACCGGGCGAGCGCCGGGCCCCGATAGGTCTCACGCGTCGCGGCGACGGCGGCGCGCGCGAAGCGGCCGATCAGGTCGCTGGTGAGGTTCTTGAGCCCGGCGAGATCGCGGCGTGAGCGGTCGAAGGACTTCAGCCACATCGGCTGGCTCGTCAGGCGGTAGAGAGCGTCGGCGAGCTCTTCCCTGGTGAAGTCGTACCCGACCCATTGCTGCACGCGCCCGACCAGCGCATCGTGTTGCTTCGGGTTCGACAGCGTGGCCACATCGAGGTAGCCGTTGACGATCGCGTCTTCGAAGTCGTGCACGGAATAGGCGATGTCATCGGAGAGATCCATGATCTCCGCCTCGATGCAGCGCAGACGCCCAGGTGCGTCCTCGCGCATCCAGCGGAACACGTCCTCATCCTCGGGATACACGCCGAACTTCAGACGTCCGCCGGGATCGGGGACGGGGCTGTCGACCGTCCACGGATACTTGCAGGTCGCGTCGAGGCTCGCCCGCGTGAGGTTCAGCCCGACGGAATGGCCGTCCGCGTCGAGGACCTTCGCCTCCAGGCGGGTGAGGATGCGCAGCGACTGCGCGTTGCCCTCGAAGCCGCCGATCGGCTCCGCCCATTCGTTCAGGGCGCGTTCGCCGTTGTGGCCGAACGGCGGATGCCCCAGATCGTGACTGAGGCAGGCGGTGTCGACGACGTCGGCCGAGACGCCGAGAGCCCCGGCGAGTTCTCGGCCGACCTGCGCGACCTCGAGCGAGTGCGTCAGCCGATTGCGGGCGAAGTCAGCCGTGCTCGCAGGGCTCAGCACCTGCGTCTTCGCCGCCAGACGGCGCAGGCCGGCCGAGTGCAGCACTCTGGCACGATCTCGGGCGAAGTCATCACGCTCTGAGCGGTGCTGCTCACTGACGAAGCGCGCCGTGTCGCGCGCGTCGTAGCCGTCGATCCGCGCACCGCCAAACGCTGCGACAGGCTCAGCGGTCGAAGGATCAACCACCACTGTTCTCGATCTCCGCGCCGCGCAGCATCTCGCCGGTGTCGCCGGCGACATCACGTGAGTCCAGCCACTTGTCGGGCAGAGCAGGGCGCTTCGGGCGACCGGCACGACCGCGCTGACCCTCGGCATCCGCTCCGGGATACGGCGCATCACGGTCGAGCTGACCGAGCAGGTCATCGATGTGGGCGAGGCTCTGCGCAGTGGCGAGGCCGGTGCGCACGTCACTGCCGACCGGATAGCCCTTGAAGTACCATGCGACGTGCTTGCGGATATCGCGGCATCCGTGATCCTCGTCCTCGAGGAACTCGACCAGCAGCTGCGCATGCCGGCGGAAGGCATCGGCGACGAAACCGAGGGTGGCGTCGACCGGTCGAGACTCGGCGCCGAACGCTGCGGCGAGATCGCCGAACAGCCACGGGCGGCCCAGGCATCCGCGCCCGACGACGACGCCGTCGCAGTCGGTCTCGGCCATCATCCGCACGGCGTCATCGGCCGACCAGATGTCGCCGTTTCCGAGCACCGGGATGCTCGTGACAGCCTGCTTCAACTCGCCGATCGCGTTCCAGTCGGCGTGGCCGGAGTAGAACTCGCTCGCGGTGCGGGCATGCAGGGCGACGGCAGCGGCACCGGCGTCTTCGGCGGCGCGCCCGGCGTCGAGGAACGTGAGGTGGTCGGCATCGATGCCCTTGCGCATCTTCACCGTCAGCGGGATGTCTCCGGCGGCCTTGACCGCCTGATCGACGATCTCCGCGAACAGACCGGTCTTCCACGGCAGCGCTGCTCCCCCGCCCTTGCGGGTGACCTTGGGGACGGGGCATCCGAAGTTCAGGTCAATGTGGTCGGCGTGGTCTTCCGCCACGATGATGCGCACCGCCTCGGCGATGGTCTTCGGGTCGACGCCGTAGAGCTGGATAGACCGCGGCGTCTCGCTCTCGTGGTGGCGGATGAGCCGCATCGTCGTGTCGTTGCGTTCCACCAGCGCGCGAGACGTGATCATCTCGCTGACGTAGAGGCCCGCGCCGTATTCACGGCACAGGAGACGGAACGCGGTGTTGGTGATGCCCGCCATGGGTGCGAGGACGACAGGCACGTCGAGGTCGATCGGGCCGATGCGCAGGGCGCGAGCGGGGGCGGAAGCGAGAGTCATATCCCTTCCATTCTCCCATCCCCACGGCCCTCGGCGCCGCACCGCGTCTTAGGCTGTGGATATGACCGAAACCAGCGTGCGCCAGATCCCATTCACCGATGCCACCGGCGCCGAGAAGACGCTCGACGACCTGGGGGCCGATGTTCTGCTCGTCGTCAACGTGGCATCGAAGTGCGGTCTCACGCCCCAGTACGAGCAGCTCGAGCAGTTGCAGCGCACCTACGGCGACCGCGGCTTCAGCGTCGTCGGGTTCCCGAGCAACCAGTTCATGGGTCAGGAGCCCGGTTCGGTCGAGCAGATCCTGGAGTTCTGCTCCACCACGTACGGCGTGACCTTCCCCGTGAACGACAAGGTCAAGGTCAACGGCAGGAACGCCACCGAGCTCTACAAGGCGCTCAAGGAGACGCAGGACGCCGGCGGCAAGGCCGGACGTGTGGAATGGAACTTCGAGAAGTTCCTGGTGCTGCCGGACGGTTCGGTCAAGCGCTTCCGTCCGAAGCAGAAGCCGGACGCCCCCGAGATCGTCGAGGCGATCGAGGGCGCCCTGGTCCGCTAGACCGCGGCTTCTTCCTGATCCGCCGGTGCGGAGTCGCTCTCGCCGCGTTTGGCCCAGAGGTCTCGCAGCACGTTCTCGAACGTGGCCGGCGGCTGTGCGCCCGAGATACCGTACTGACCGTCGATCACGAAGAACGGCACGCCCTGGATGCCGTAGGCGCGAGCCTGCGCCTGGTCCTGACGGACATCCGGGAGGTGCTTCTCACTCTCGAGCGCCGCGCGAGCCTCATCGGCGTCGAGCCCGACCTCGACCGCCAGCTCGATCAGGTCGTCGATGCGCCCGACATGCTTGCCCTCGGTGAAGTACGCCGACATCAGGCGCTCTTCCATCTCGTGCTGCAGATCGTTCGCCTTGGCATGGTGCAGCAGTTCGTGCGCCTTGACCGTGTTCGTGTGCTTCAGCAGATCGAAGCGGTACTCCAGGCCGGCGTTCTTGGCAATGCCGGTCACGTTGTCGAGCATGCCCACCACCTGGTCACGGGGCATGCCCTTGTGGCCGGCGAGGAAGTCGATCTCGTCTCCGTCGAAGTCGACAGGAGTGTCGGGCGAGAGTTCGAACGAGTGGAAGGTGACGGTGACCTTCGGAGCGTCTTCGTCGCCGGCGACCGCCGCAAGACCTGTTTCGAGGTTGCGCTTGCCGATGTAGCACCACGGGCAGGCGATGTCGGACCAGATGTCAATCGAGATAGGTTGGCTCACCTCAGTGGGAACCTTCTCTGACCCGCGAATATTCCGTTGATAGCATCTTCGGATGCTCTCAGCCGACGATCCGCTCCCCTTCCAGCCGGAGCGCGTGCTGATCGCCGGCGTCACCGGCTCGGGGAAGACCACGCTCGCACGGCGGATCGCGGCCCGCTGGAATCTCACGCACCAGGAGCTCGACGCGCTCTACCACGGACCCGGCTGGACACCCCGACCTGAGTTCCTCGACGAAGTGCGCGCATTCGCCGCAACGGACCGGTGGGTGACCGAGTGGCAGTACACATCCAAGGGAACGAACACGGTCCTCCCGCGAAGTGCTGATCTGCTGCTGTGGCTCGACTACCCGTACGGCGTCGCACGCCGACGGCTCATCCGTCGCACCTGGAAGCGTCGCATCCTACGCACGAAGCTCTGGAACGGGAACGTCGAGCCGAACCTGTGGCATGCGCTCACCGTGCGCGGCGACGAGAACATCCTCGACTGGCAGCGCCGCACTCGCCACAAGTGGAGCGAGCGGATGCCGCAGATCGAAGCAGAGCACCCGCATCTGACGATCGTCCGGCTCACGCATCCGCGCGAGACGGAGCGCTGGCTCGCACACCAGCGGGGCGTTGAGCGAGCGAAGCGAGACGAAACGGGCTGAGCGAGCGAAGCGAGTCGAAGCCACGACCTCACCGAGCCGCATAGGCACCGCCCCTCCGTTGATAGCATCTTCGGATGCTCTCAGCCGACGATCCGCTCCCGTTCCGGCCCGAGCGCGTGCTGATCGCCGGCGTCACCGGTTCGGGAAAGACGTCCCTCGCCGGCCGCATCGCACGTCTCTGGTCGCTCGAACACATCGAGATCGACTCGCTCTTCCACGGCCCGGACTGGACCCCGCGTCCGGAGTTCCTCGACGACGTGCGCGCATTCGCCGCAACGGACCGGTGGGTGACCGAGTGGCAGTACACCAGCAAGGGCACGGATGAGATCATGACGCCGCGCGCGCAGCTCGCGCTCTGGCTGGACTATCCGTATCGAGTGGTGCGCTCGCGACTGATCCGTCGCACTCTGGGCCGCAGCATCCTGCGCACCGAGATGTACAACGGCAACGTCGAGAAGCCCTTGTGGAAGCTGCTGGCGACCCGCGATCCTGGCGAGAACATCCTCGCGTGGCAGACCAAGACGCTGGGGTTCTGGACGGCGAAGATGCCAGACGTCCGAGAGCGATTCCCCCATCTCACGATCGTGCGGCTGCGACACCCGCGCGAGACGGAGCGCTGGCTGCAATCTCAGGCGGACGGCGCATCCACCGCGCCGCCGAAGCGGCGATCGCGCGACACATAGATCTCGATCGCACGCCACAGCTCCTGACGCGAGAAGTCGGGCCAGAGCGTGTCGAGGAACACCATCTCGGCGTACGCCGACTGCCAGAGCAGGAAGTTCGAGGTGCGCTGCTCGCCCGAGCTGCGCAGGAACAGGTCGACGTCCGGCAGCTCTGGCACGTACAACTGGCGGCCGATCATCTTCTCGGTGATCGCCTTCGGCTTCAGACGCCCGGCGGCCACCTCGCCCGCAAGTGAGCGCATCGCGTCTACCAGCTCGCCCCGCCCGCCGTAGTTCACGCACATCGTGAGTGTCAGCACGTCGTTGTCCCTGGTCAGCTCCTCCGCGCGCTGCAGCTCCTTGATCACAGATCCCCACAGTCGAGGCTTTCTTCCCGCCCAGCGGATCCGCACGCCCCACTCGTTGAGTTGGTCGCGCCGACGATGCAGCACGTCGCGGTTGTATCCCATCAGGAAGCGCACCTCCTCGGGCGAGCGAGCCCAGTTCTCGGTCGAGAACGCGTAGACCGACAGATGCTTCACACCGGCCTGGACGGCGCCGGCGACGACGTCGAGCAGCACCTCTTCACCGGCTTTGTGCCCCTCGATGCGGGTGAGGCCCTGCTTGTTCGCCCAGCGGCCGTTGCCATCCATCACGATCGCCACGTGCTCGGGCACCTTGGCGAACACGGGCGGATGCACACCGGTCCAATCGAGCGGGCGGTACGCGACAGCGTCCTTGTGCGTGTACGGCTTCGGAGTCAACGAAAGTCCTCTCGAGACGAGTCAAAGACGTGGGCGAGCGAGCGGATGCCGCGTTCCAGATGGAACTGCGCGTATGCCGACACGAGCCCGGAAGCGGCGGCGGTCTCGGCGTGCGGCGCCGCATCCACGGCATCCCACTCCCCCTGCATGAGGGCGCGCAGCAGCTGCAGCGTCGACTGCGAGACGCGAGGGCTGCCGGCGGGAGCGCAGTTCGAGCACACGAGGCCACCCAGCTGCCCGATGAAGTGCGTGTGCGGGCCCGGCGTGGCGCAGCGCGCGCAATCGCTCAGCGAAGGAGCCCAGCCCGAGAGCGCCATGACACGCAGCAGATAGGAATCCAGGATGCTGCGCGGGGCGTGCTCGCCACGGGAGAGCGCGCGAAGGCCTCCGACGAGCAGCAGGTACTGCTCCGGCGTCGCCTCCGCGTCGCTGAGACGGTCGGCGGTCTCGACCATGGCGTTCGCCGAGGTGAAGCGATCGTAGTGCGCAGCGATCTCCGCACCGTATGCGCCGAGGGACTCCGCCTGCTGCACGATGTCGAGCGAT includes these proteins:
- a CDS encoding glucose-6-phosphate dehydrogenase assembly protein OpcA, which encodes MIIDLPDTTVSQVAKQLVKLREEGGAVALGRVLTLVIAAREEVAEEAIEAANDASREHPMRVIVLTEREGDARLDAQIRVGGDAGASEVVVLRADGDAAGNQESLLTGLLLPDAPVVAWWPDDAPEEPSATPLGHIAQRRITDAATANDVRAQIESLGRSHAPGDTDLAWTRLTYWREQLAAVLDQPPFEEVTAVEVRGAASSPSTALLAAWLQLALDVPVRWAYEKRDEWDEGIKSVRLSRASGDILLERPVPGDAVLTQPGQPNHDLHLPRRTLRECLAEELRRLDPDVLYGRVITEGWEKLGPPETGE
- the pgl gene encoding 6-phosphogluconolactonase: MQASSAEKLVVVEPTPSALADRVAQAFLTRVKARTKNGRTAHIALTGGSMGSTVLRAVAAHPKVNRIDWSLVHFWWGDERFVARDDQDRNALQSREALLDHITVPAENIHEVAGADSGLSLDEAAAAYAAELARFGGQEHAWPSFAVCFLGVGPDGHIASLFPDRSEVTETDAAVLPVRDSPKPPPERVTLTRPVINSSKRVWLVLTGADKASALGLALAGASYTNVPAAGAKGRKRTIFFVDQAAASEVSEDLIEQVY
- a CDS encoding DMT family transporter, producing MAEADVGNQLVGVFQNPALLLGIPLALAGAVFMSLGAQYQHRGVEKVERLSGADGASGLSADQLKRLLTRPSWILGTLMLGLAIVCQLAALSAAPLIVVQPLGAIALVITTLLNARVSGHTPTRKSLIAIGACVGGIFIFVIFAALFAVEQEITDRELFVILAILLVVIIVLGGFWLILRHRMRALFYVVGAGILYGFVATLAKAVIKRVQAGEFDWVTLVCVIALVAASAVGAYFVQTAYSSGPPDLVIAGLTVVDPMIAVLIGMLVLGEAAAAPPWVLVCFGVAGAIAIWGVVGLARYHPQVLSESQELGIVRGSVASDSSNGSDATRRPGTEYGPGVESSDQ
- the def gene encoding peptide deformylase produces the protein MAVLPIRIMGDTVLHSPASPVAEIDDEVRTLVADMFETMDTAPGVGLAAPQVGVALRIYTYSYVDDDDQPWRGVLINPVLWMSPPEPGPPDPDEESEGCLSFPGERFPLRRADRVLVTGLDLDGAAVRIEVDGWRARIMQHEFDHLDGILYIDRLSDGDWKTVQKIARKRGWGKPGASWMPGVDDLEA
- a CDS encoding ATP-binding cassette domain-containing protein; the encoded protein is MSRRQHSSNVIDCFDLVIDRIGHGAPTRAVDGVTFALSPGDLICVAGPTGSGKSTLVAALAGSTDPSVRIVGGTAEVCGVNVRKPGRRHRELTYLTGFIPQGAGADLPPTLTVSEVIAEPILIREKRVNSKALSIRIATLLDELHLPLGTAAKFPYELSAGMRQRVAIARAFVLEPRVLIADEPLANLDLEVRPVVFDAITRRRNGQGMGALLVTNDAAFIRELNAETLMLRAGHVVARGVGKDLLWVPNGEADSLGR
- the dnaG gene encoding DNA primase, yielding MPRIRQADVDEVKSRTNIGDIVGERVALKSAGVGSLKGLCPFHDEKSPSFHVRPQVGYYHCFGCGESGDVYSFLREMDHVSFTEAVERLAGRIGYTLHYEDGGSAPENSGRSRLYAANTAAAEFFRGQLLSAEAETGRKFLGERGFDAGAAAHFGVGYAPRGWEGMMKALTAQGFTRDELLAAGLVSQGQRGVYDRFRGRLVWPIRDVTGQTIGFGARKLYDDDQGPKYLNTPETIIYKKAQVLYGLDLAKRDISRGDPRRVVVVEGYTDVMACHLAGLTTAVATCGTAFGAEHIKVLRRVMGDDNASGEVVFTFDGDEAGQKAALRAFTEDDRFNAQTFVAVAPNGLDPCDLRLQRGDAAVRGLMDAKVPMFEFAIDRRLSGFDLATVEGQVGALRAAAPIVAEIRDRLLRPGYERMLARRLGMDPTEVRAEVERAGRAGANHAPARREPAEAVPAGSEPTAVAPVTLASLPRTADVALERGAMMGALQYGHQIDQATLARAFEVPFRHPALEAIREVVVAASDRTRVGWAMDAVNAVREPYRLLAGELLMSPFPARDEEGAARSTADLFRRMILRNLDREKNELLGAVQRVPADSDGGRALRMRLRDLDIERQRFTES
- a CDS encoding deoxyguanosinetriphosphate triphosphohydrolase, which codes for MVVDPSTAEPVAAFGGARIDGYDARDTARFVSEQHRSERDDFARDRARVLHSAGLRRLAAKTQVLSPASTADFARNRLTHSLEVAQVGRELAGALGVSADVVDTACLSHDLGHPPFGHNGERALNEWAEPIGGFEGNAQSLRILTRLEAKVLDADGHSVGLNLTRASLDATCKYPWTVDSPVPDPGGRLKFGVYPEDEDVFRWMREDAPGRLRCIEAEIMDLSDDIAYSVHDFEDAIVNGYLDVATLSNPKQHDALVGRVQQWVGYDFTREELADALYRLTSQPMWLKSFDRSRRDLAGLKNLTSDLIGRFARAAVAATRETYRGPALARYSAHVVVPRVVEAEIAVLKGIMGQAIVTIEARKGVYKEQRRVLKRLADALWSTDALWTAGADVLEPAFAADFHDAETDAQRARVVVDQIASLTDQTALDWHSRLVGDVDPAEVGIWSPRHVRQRSGAHEDERALAERAN